From the Burkholderia glumae LMG 2196 = ATCC 33617 genome, one window contains:
- a CDS encoding RNA polymerase sigma factor yields MASDKELADFLAGVERRAFKQAAYAVRDDDASLDIVQDAMIRLAEKYGDRPAAELPLLFQRILQNAIHDYFRRQKVRNTWVSLFSSLGNADDDEFDPLETLDTADNGSGVESSETRLEREQVLSLIDDEIRKLPARQREAFLMRYWEDMDVAETAAAMGCSEGSVKTHCSRATHTLAQALKAKGITL; encoded by the coding sequence ATGGCATCAGACAAGGAACTCGCCGACTTCCTGGCGGGCGTCGAACGGCGCGCGTTCAAGCAGGCAGCCTACGCGGTGCGCGACGACGACGCCTCGCTCGACATCGTGCAGGACGCGATGATCCGCCTCGCGGAAAAATACGGCGACCGGCCGGCCGCCGAGCTGCCGCTGCTGTTCCAGCGAATCCTGCAGAATGCGATCCACGACTACTTTCGTCGGCAGAAAGTCCGCAATACCTGGGTGAGCCTGTTCTCGTCGCTCGGCAACGCCGACGACGACGAATTCGATCCGCTCGAAACGCTTGATACGGCCGACAACGGCAGCGGCGTGGAAAGCAGCGAGACGCGCCTCGAGCGCGAGCAGGTGCTGTCGCTGATCGACGACGAAATTCGCAAGCTGCCGGCACGTCAACGGGAAGCCTTCCTGATGCGTTACTGGGAAGATATGGACGTCGCCGAAACAGCCGCGGCCATGGGCTGCTCCGAGGGCAGCGTCAAGACGCATTGCTCCCGGGCCACGCACACCTTGGCCCAGGCGCTCAAGGCCAAAGGAATCACGCTATGA
- a CDS encoding glycosyltransferase family 4 protein, whose translation MKIMIVTDAWEPQVNGVVRTLKSTSRELTALGHRVELLTPLEFRTIPCPTYPEIRLSLFPYARLRARIDEFAPDALHIATEGPLGMAARRYARKHKLPFTTAYHTRFPEYVQARFGIPLSATYRFLRWFHGASLAVMAPTPVVKQDLEAFGFDNVVLWTRGVDLDIFEPMESKVLNTARPIFLYVGRVAIEKNVEAFLKLDLPGSKWVAGEGPALAELKSRYPEANYLGVLTQAELAKVYAAADVFVFPSKTDTFGLVLLEALACGTPVAAYPVTGPVDVLGGGGAGAMNEDLREACLEALKIDRAEARAWAERFSWRAASEQFASHLKPLPKTASSQPQGAAV comes from the coding sequence ATGAAGATCATGATCGTCACCGATGCGTGGGAGCCGCAAGTCAACGGCGTCGTGCGCACGCTCAAGAGCACCTCGCGCGAACTGACCGCGCTCGGCCATCGCGTCGAGCTGCTCACCCCGCTCGAGTTCCGCACGATTCCCTGCCCGACCTATCCCGAGATCCGCCTGTCGCTGTTCCCGTATGCGCGGCTACGCGCGCGCATCGACGAGTTCGCGCCCGACGCGCTACACATCGCCACCGAGGGCCCGCTCGGCATGGCCGCGCGCCGCTATGCGCGCAAGCACAAGCTGCCGTTTACGACCGCCTATCACACACGCTTCCCCGAATACGTGCAGGCGCGCTTCGGCATTCCGCTGTCGGCCACCTACCGTTTCCTGCGCTGGTTCCACGGCGCCTCGCTGGCGGTGATGGCGCCCACCCCGGTGGTCAAGCAGGATCTGGAGGCGTTCGGCTTCGACAACGTGGTGCTGTGGACGCGCGGCGTCGACCTCGACATCTTCGAGCCGATGGAGTCGAAGGTGCTGAACACGGCGCGGCCGATCTTCCTCTACGTCGGGCGCGTGGCGATCGAGAAGAACGTCGAGGCGTTCCTGAAGCTCGATCTGCCCGGCTCGAAGTGGGTGGCGGGCGAGGGCCCGGCACTCGCCGAACTGAAATCACGCTATCCTGAGGCGAATTACCTTGGCGTGCTGACGCAGGCGGAGCTCGCCAAGGTGTACGCGGCGGCCGACGTGTTCGTGTTTCCGAGCAAGACCGACACGTTCGGGCTGGTGCTGCTCGAGGCGCTGGCCTGCGGCACGCCGGTGGCGGCCTACCCGGTGACGGGCCCGGTCGACGTGCTTGGCGGCGGCGGTGCCGGCGCGATGAACGAGGACCTGCGCGAGGCCTGCCTCGAAGCGCTGAAGATCGATCGTGCCGAGGCGCGCGCCTGGGCCGAGCGCTTCTCGTGGCGCGCCGCGTCCGAGCAGTTCGCCTCGCACCTGAAGCCGCTGCCGAAAACCGCCAGCTCCCAACCTCAAGGCGCCGCCGTTTGA
- a CDS encoding DUF3619 family protein: MSSAPELKELEFALKVRRALDERAASLPQPAADRLAAARRAALARKKPDAGVVLVPALAGAVSSGLGRAHGPAPRPVSLARRIARALPLAVLLAGIAGIAYWENQQHTAELADIDAAMLSDNLPLNAYLDHGFNAYLSHTR, from the coding sequence ATGAGCTCCGCTCCCGAACTCAAAGAACTCGAATTCGCCCTGAAGGTCCGCCGCGCGCTGGACGAGCGCGCCGCGTCGCTGCCGCAGCCGGCCGCCGACCGGCTCGCCGCCGCGCGCCGTGCCGCGCTCGCGCGCAAGAAGCCCGACGCCGGCGTGGTGCTGGTGCCGGCCCTGGCCGGCGCGGTCAGCAGCGGCCTCGGCCGCGCACACGGACCAGCGCCGCGCCCCGTCTCGCTCGCGCGCCGGATCGCACGCGCCCTGCCGCTGGCGGTGCTGCTGGCCGGCATCGCCGGCATCGCCTACTGGGAAAACCAGCAGCACACCGCCGAGCTCGCGGACATCGATGCCGCGATGCTGAGCGATAACCTGCCGCTCAACGCCTACCTCGACCACGGCTTCAACGCCTACCTGTCACACACGCGCTGA
- a CDS encoding phosphatidylserine decarboxylase — MNYPHPIIAREGWPFIAIAAVVALLIHAIAGFGLAWPFWLLLIFVVQFFRDPARPIPTQANAVLCPADGRIVAVETAHDPYANREALKISVFMNVFNVHSQRSPVDGAVTKVEYFPGAFLNAAIDKASTENERNAVVIHTGSDHLVTSVQIAGLVARRILCYVRAGEPLTRGQRYGFIRFGSRVDVYLPVGSRARVSIGEKVSASSTILAELPL; from the coding sequence ATGAACTATCCTCATCCGATCATCGCGCGCGAAGGCTGGCCGTTCATCGCGATCGCTGCCGTCGTCGCGCTGTTGATCCATGCAATCGCGGGGTTCGGGCTCGCCTGGCCGTTCTGGCTGCTGCTCATCTTCGTGGTGCAGTTCTTCCGGGATCCGGCCCGGCCGATCCCGACCCAGGCCAACGCCGTGCTGTGCCCGGCCGACGGACGGATCGTCGCGGTCGAGACCGCGCACGATCCGTATGCGAACCGCGAGGCGCTCAAGATCAGCGTGTTCATGAACGTGTTCAATGTCCATTCGCAGCGCTCGCCGGTGGACGGCGCCGTCACCAAGGTCGAGTATTTCCCGGGCGCGTTCCTCAACGCGGCGATCGACAAGGCCTCGACCGAGAACGAGCGCAATGCGGTGGTGATCCATACGGGCAGCGACCACCTCGTCACCTCGGTGCAGATCGCCGGGCTGGTGGCGCGCCGGATCCTCTGCTACGTGCGCGCCGGCGAGCCGCTCACGCGAGGCCAGCGCTACGGCTTCATCCGTTTCGGCTCGCGCGTGGACGTCTACCTGCCGGTCGGCAGCCGCGCCCGCGTATCGATCGGTGAGAAAGTCAGCGCATCGTCCACGATTCTCGCTGAATTGCCGCTGTAA
- a CDS encoding UDP-2,3-diacylglucosamine diphosphatase, with the protein MGLKTSATTFFRDPAGAHATAAAYLSGAAVGEALAPPPAGVTAGQHDEPDGPSHRYRTIWLSDIHLGTSGCQAEYLLDFLRHNESEYLYLVGDIIDGWQLRKGWYWPQAHNDVVQKILRKARKGSQVVYIPGNHDEAARQFCDLAFGDIQVRGEAFHTTLSGKRLWIVHGDLFDGVIQHAKWLAYLGDTAYTLILVLNRWFNRIRSRLGFQYWSLSQYLKHQVKNAVNFISSFENAMTDEARRRGCDGVVCGHIHKAEIRDIDGVLYCNDGDWVESLSALVETMEGELKIIYWTVMQSPPATTSRKAKATA; encoded by the coding sequence ATGGGCCTCAAAACGTCCGCGACTACCTTCTTCCGAGATCCGGCCGGCGCGCACGCAACGGCGGCGGCGTACCTGTCCGGCGCAGCGGTCGGCGAAGCGCTCGCGCCGCCGCCGGCCGGCGTCACGGCCGGTCAGCACGACGAACCGGACGGCCCGTCGCACCGCTATCGCACCATCTGGCTGTCCGATATCCACCTGGGCACGAGCGGCTGCCAGGCCGAGTATCTGCTCGACTTCCTGCGCCACAACGAGTCGGAATACCTGTACCTGGTCGGCGACATCATCGACGGTTGGCAACTGCGCAAGGGCTGGTACTGGCCGCAGGCGCACAACGACGTGGTGCAGAAGATCCTGCGCAAGGCGCGCAAGGGCTCGCAGGTCGTCTATATCCCAGGCAACCACGACGAGGCCGCGCGGCAATTCTGCGACCTCGCGTTCGGCGACATCCAGGTGCGCGGCGAGGCGTTCCATACGACGCTGTCGGGCAAGCGGCTCTGGATCGTCCACGGCGACCTGTTCGACGGCGTGATCCAGCATGCGAAGTGGCTCGCCTATCTCGGCGATACCGCCTACACGCTGATCCTCGTGCTGAACCGCTGGTTCAACCGGATCCGCAGCCGGCTCGGCTTCCAGTACTGGTCGCTGTCGCAGTACCTGAAGCACCAGGTCAAGAACGCCGTGAACTTCATCTCGTCGTTCGAGAACGCGATGACCGACGAAGCCCGTCGCCGCGGCTGCGACGGCGTGGTCTGCGGCCATATCCACAAGGCCGAGATTCGCGACATCGACGGCGTGCTCTATTGCAACGACGGCGACTGGGTCGAGAGCCTGTCCGCGCTCGTCGAGACGATGGAAGGCGAGTTGAAGATCATTTACTGGACGGTAATGCAGTCGCCGCCCGCCACCACCTCGCGCAAGGCCAAGGCCACTGCGTGA
- a CDS encoding diacylglycerol kinase yields the protein MRAKAPAPSPSPLRRPALNAAAFARDPHAENDSHDAHDGPDAHEPLGPDDPLAPLPPNPYKGNRGLTRAWYALKHSVNGFQVAIREESAFRQELTLAAILLPIGAFVPVDAVSHALLIGSVLLVLIVELLNSSVEAAIDRISLERHELSKRAKDLGSAAVTVALCACLATWGFILWPVARHWLGR from the coding sequence ATGCGCGCGAAAGCGCCCGCTCCGTCGCCCTCGCCGTTGCGTCGTCCCGCGCTGAACGCCGCCGCGTTCGCGCGCGATCCGCATGCCGAGAACGATTCCCACGATGCGCACGACGGCCCCGACGCGCACGAACCGCTCGGCCCCGACGACCCGCTCGCGCCGCTGCCGCCGAATCCGTACAAGGGCAATCGCGGGCTCACGCGCGCCTGGTACGCGCTCAAGCATTCGGTCAACGGCTTCCAGGTGGCGATCCGCGAGGAAAGCGCGTTTCGCCAGGAGCTGACGCTCGCGGCGATCCTGCTGCCGATCGGCGCGTTCGTGCCGGTCGACGCCGTCTCGCACGCGCTGCTGATCGGCTCGGTGCTGCTGGTGCTGATCGTCGAACTGCTGAATTCCAGCGTGGAAGCGGCAATCGACCGGATCTCGCTGGAGCGCCACGAGCTGTCCAAGCGCGCCAAGGACCTCGGCAGCGCGGCCGTGACGGTCGCGCTATGCGCCTGCCTCGCGACCTGGGGCTTCATCCTGTGGCCGGTGGCCCGGCACTGGCTCGGGCGCTGA
- the ilvN gene encoding acetolactate synthase small subunit — protein MRHIISVLLENEPGALSRVVGLFSARGYNIETLTVAPTEDHSLSRLTIVSIGSDDVIEQITKHLNRLIEVVKVVDLTDGAHIERELMLIKVRAVGKEREEMKRMADIFRGRIIDVTEKTYTIELTGASDKLDAFIQGLDAGAILETVRTGSSGIGRGERILKV, from the coding sequence ATGAGACACATCATTTCCGTGCTGCTGGAAAACGAACCGGGCGCGCTCTCGCGCGTCGTCGGCCTGTTCTCGGCACGCGGCTACAACATCGAAACCTTGACGGTGGCGCCGACCGAAGACCATTCGCTGTCGCGTCTGACCATCGTCTCCATCGGCTCCGACGACGTGATCGAACAGATCACGAAGCATCTGAACCGCCTGATCGAGGTGGTGAAAGTGGTGGACCTGACCGACGGTGCCCACATCGAACGGGAGCTGATGCTGATCAAGGTGCGAGCGGTAGGCAAGGAACGCGAAGAAATGAAACGGATGGCGGATATCTTCCGCGGCCGCATCATCGACGTGACCGAAAAAACCTACACAATCGAATTGACGGGCGCGAGTGACAAGCTCGACGCATTCATCCAGGGGCTGGACGCCGGCGCGATTCTCGAGACCGTGCGTACCGGCAGCTCGGGCATCGGTCGCGGCGAGCGCATCCTGAAGGTCTGA
- a CDS encoding acetolactate synthase 3 catalytic subunit, which yields MNMPSAEFSTSEPVSAPSSDSIGATVLMKALADENVEFIWGYPGGSVLYIYDELYKQDKVQHVLVRHEQAAVHAADAYARSTGNVGCCLVTSGPGVTNAVTGIATAYMDSVPLVVISGQVPTAAIGQDAFQECDTVGITRPCVKHNFLVKDVRELAATVKKAFFIARTGRPGPVLIDIPKDVSKMPCEYAPVKNVSLRSYNPVTKGHSGQIRKAVSLLLSAKRPYIYTGGGVILAEAARELNQFADLLGYPVTNTLMGLGGYRASDPKFLGMLGMHGTYEANMAMQHCDVLIAIGARFDDRVIGDPAHFSSRPRKIIHIDIDPSSISKRVKVDIPIVGDVKEVLKELIEQLQTAEHGPDTEALAQWWKDIEGWRAKDCLKYDRESEIIKPQHVVETLWRLTGGNAYVCSDVGQHQMWAAQFYRFDKPRRWINSGGLGTMGFGLPAAMGVKMAHPDDDVVCITGEGSIQMCIQELSTCKQYDTPVKIISLNNRYLGMVRQWQQIEYSKRYSHSYMDALPDFVKLAEAFGHVGMRIEKTADVEPALKEALRLKDRTVFLDFQTDPTENVWPMVQAGKGITEMLLGSEDL from the coding sequence ATGAACATGCCCAGCGCGGAATTCTCCACGTCGGAACCCGTTTCTGCCCCGTCGAGCGACTCGATCGGCGCCACCGTGCTCATGAAGGCACTGGCCGACGAGAACGTCGAATTCATCTGGGGTTATCCCGGCGGCTCGGTTCTCTACATCTACGACGAACTCTACAAGCAGGACAAGGTCCAGCACGTGCTCGTGCGCCACGAACAGGCGGCGGTGCATGCGGCCGACGCCTACGCACGCTCGACCGGCAACGTCGGCTGCTGCCTCGTCACGTCCGGCCCGGGCGTGACCAACGCCGTCACCGGCATCGCCACGGCCTACATGGATTCGGTGCCGCTCGTCGTGATCAGCGGCCAGGTGCCGACCGCGGCAATCGGCCAGGATGCGTTCCAGGAATGCGACACGGTCGGCATCACGCGCCCCTGCGTCAAGCACAACTTCCTCGTGAAGGACGTGCGCGAGCTGGCGGCAACCGTCAAGAAGGCGTTCTTCATCGCCCGCACCGGCCGTCCCGGCCCCGTGCTGATCGACATTCCGAAGGACGTGTCGAAGATGCCGTGCGAGTACGCGCCGGTCAAGAACGTCTCGCTGCGCTCGTACAACCCGGTCACCAAGGGCCATTCCGGCCAGATCCGCAAGGCCGTGTCGCTGCTGCTGTCGGCCAAGCGCCCGTACATCTACACCGGCGGCGGCGTGATCCTGGCCGAGGCCGCGCGCGAGCTGAACCAGTTCGCCGACCTGCTCGGCTACCCGGTCACCAACACGCTGATGGGGCTCGGCGGCTATCGCGCCTCCGATCCGAAGTTTCTCGGCATGCTCGGCATGCACGGCACCTACGAAGCCAACATGGCGATGCAGCACTGCGACGTGCTGATCGCCATCGGCGCGCGCTTCGACGACCGCGTGATCGGCGACCCGGCGCACTTCTCGTCGCGTCCGCGCAAGATCATCCATATCGACATCGATCCGTCGTCGATCAGCAAGCGCGTCAAGGTCGACATCCCGATCGTCGGCGACGTGAAGGAAGTGCTCAAGGAACTGATCGAGCAGCTGCAGACGGCCGAGCACGGCCCGGACACCGAGGCGCTCGCGCAGTGGTGGAAGGACATCGAGGGCTGGCGCGCCAAGGACTGCCTGAAGTACGACCGCGAGAGCGAGATCATCAAGCCGCAGCACGTGGTCGAGACGCTCTGGAGGCTCACGGGCGGCAATGCCTATGTCTGCTCGGACGTCGGCCAGCACCAGATGTGGGCCGCACAGTTCTACCGCTTCGACAAGCCGCGCCGCTGGATCAACTCGGGCGGCCTCGGCACCATGGGCTTCGGCCTGCCCGCCGCGATGGGCGTCAAGATGGCTCATCCGGACGACGACGTCGTCTGCATCACCGGCGAGGGCTCGATCCAGATGTGCATCCAGGAACTGTCGACCTGCAAGCAGTACGACACGCCCGTCAAGATCATCTCGCTGAACAACCGCTATCTCGGCATGGTTCGCCAGTGGCAGCAGATCGAATACAGCAAGCGCTACTCGCATTCGTACATGGACGCGCTGCCCGATTTCGTGAAGCTCGCCGAGGCGTTCGGCCATGTCGGGATGCGCATCGAAAAAACCGCCGATGTGGAGCCGGCGCTGAAGGAAGCGCTGCGCCTCAAGGATCGCACCGTATTTCTCGACTTCCAGACCGATCCGACCGAGAACGTCTGGCCGATGGTCCAGGCCGGCAAGGGCATCACGGAGATGCTGCTCGGATCGGAAGATCTGTAA
- a CDS encoding DUF3106 domain-containing protein, with translation MQKRGLAIFFGSVIALAIAYAATYPRFEESPPAAAPVAAPTSAPAGVSAPQAAPQAAQPAGGLSLPGGFAGLPADGPLSWARLTPPQRVALAPFEHLWDGFSEARRRKWLKIAARFPKMSADEQKRLHERMTQWAEMTPEQRRVARENYQVSKDLTAQARERAWKDYQKLSPEQKARLAAAERHRRPTVVSAPPSGKSDRDINRLVNAHDRTAVPALVPLAPPASGAASAVPPTTAASGTLAPPAERPVWPADTQSIYQGS, from the coding sequence ATGCAGAAACGGGGATTGGCGATATTTTTCGGGAGCGTGATCGCGCTCGCGATCGCTTACGCGGCCACCTACCCGCGTTTCGAGGAATCGCCCCCGGCCGCCGCCCCGGTCGCGGCACCCACCTCGGCGCCCGCCGGCGTCAGCGCGCCGCAAGCCGCGCCGCAAGCCGCGCAGCCGGCCGGCGGCCTGTCGCTGCCGGGCGGCTTCGCCGGCCTGCCGGCCGACGGCCCGCTGTCGTGGGCGCGCCTGACGCCGCCCCAGCGCGTGGCGCTGGCGCCGTTCGAGCACCTGTGGGACGGCTTCAGCGAAGCGCGCCGGCGCAAATGGCTGAAGATCGCGGCACGTTTCCCGAAAATGTCGGCCGACGAGCAGAAGCGGCTCCATGAGCGCATGACGCAATGGGCCGAGATGACGCCCGAGCAACGGCGCGTCGCGCGCGAGAACTACCAGGTCTCGAAGGACCTGACCGCGCAGGCGCGTGAGCGCGCCTGGAAGGACTATCAGAAGCTGTCGCCGGAACAGAAGGCAAGACTCGCGGCCGCCGAGCGGCACCGGCGCCCGACCGTCGTCAGCGCGCCGCCGTCCGGCAAGAGCGACCGCGACATCAATCGGCTCGTGAATGCGCACGACCGCACGGCAGTCCCGGCGCTCGTGCCGCTCGCACCACCCGCCTCCGGTGCCGCCAGCGCGGTGCCGCCGACCACGGCCGCCTCCGGCACGCTCGCGCCGCCGGCCGAGCGCCCGGTCTGGCCGGCCGACACGCAGTCGATCTACCAGGGATCGTGA
- the pssA gene encoding CDP-diacylglycerol--serine O-phosphatidyltransferase: MAAFKPRRPRNGKSLPRSFRHNKALGADTSSAEPRRAARQQFLRTRGIYLLPNAFTTAALFCGFFAVVQAMNVRFEVAAIAIFVAMVLDGMDGRVARMTHTQSAFGEQFDSLSDMVSFGVAPALVMYEWVLKDLGRWGWLAAFVYCSGAALRLARFNTNIGVVDKRFFQGLPSPAAAALIAGFVWLATDNRVPLKLGWLPWVAFVLTIYAGVTMVSNAPFYSGKALDVRHRVPFAAILLVVVAFVLVSSDPPLMLFGLFVLYGLSGYVFWAYMAIRGRANPARSAKS, translated from the coding sequence TTGGCTGCATTCAAACCGCGCCGGCCGCGCAACGGCAAGTCTCTGCCGCGCTCGTTCCGCCACAACAAGGCGCTCGGCGCCGATACGTCGAGTGCCGAGCCGCGCCGCGCCGCGCGCCAGCAGTTTCTGCGCACGCGCGGCATCTACCTGCTGCCGAACGCGTTCACCACGGCCGCGTTGTTCTGCGGCTTCTTCGCCGTGGTGCAGGCGATGAACGTGCGCTTCGAGGTCGCGGCGATCGCGATCTTCGTGGCGATGGTGCTCGATGGCATGGACGGCCGCGTCGCGCGCATGACCCATACGCAAAGCGCCTTCGGCGAGCAGTTCGACAGCCTGTCGGACATGGTGTCGTTCGGCGTCGCGCCGGCGCTCGTGATGTACGAGTGGGTGCTCAAGGACCTCGGCCGCTGGGGCTGGCTCGCCGCCTTCGTCTACTGTTCGGGGGCCGCGCTGCGGCTCGCGCGCTTCAATACCAACATCGGCGTGGTCGACAAGCGCTTTTTCCAGGGCTTGCCGAGTCCGGCCGCGGCCGCGCTGATCGCCGGCTTCGTCTGGCTCGCCACCGACAACCGCGTGCCGCTCAAGCTCGGCTGGCTGCCGTGGGTCGCGTTCGTGCTGACCATCTACGCGGGCGTGACGATGGTCTCGAACGCGCCGTTCTACAGCGGCAAGGCGCTCGACGTGCGGCACCGCGTGCCGTTCGCGGCGATCCTGCTGGTAGTGGTCGCGTTCGTGCTCGTCTCGTCAGATCCGCCGCTGATGCTGTTTGGCCTGTTCGTGCTGTACGGCCTGTCCGGCTACGTGTTCTGGGCCTACATGGCGATTCGCGGCCGCGCCAACCCGGCGCGCTCGGCCAAGTCCTGA
- a CDS encoding RDD family protein — protein sequence MSAAPAASTPAGSGAPPSVRRRLAALLYEAVLLFGVVFFAGLAFALTLGQRNGLVHHQWLAAWIALVVGAYFVWFWTHGGQTLPMKTWRLRVVTAAGAPLSAGRALWRYLLAWLWFVPPLALHPLFALSVPATLVASAAWIVLWALAARLDRGRRFPHDRLAGTRIEAVPR from the coding sequence GTGAGCGCCGCGCCGGCTGCCTCCACGCCTGCCGGGTCCGGTGCGCCGCCGAGCGTGCGACGCCGGCTCGCCGCCCTCCTGTACGAAGCCGTGCTGCTGTTCGGCGTGGTGTTCTTCGCCGGCCTCGCGTTCGCGCTGACGCTCGGCCAGCGCAACGGCCTTGTTCATCACCAATGGCTCGCCGCCTGGATCGCGCTGGTGGTCGGTGCCTATTTCGTCTGGTTCTGGACTCACGGCGGGCAGACCCTGCCGATGAAAACCTGGCGGTTGCGCGTGGTCACCGCCGCCGGCGCGCCGCTCTCGGCCGGTCGCGCGCTGTGGCGCTATTTGCTCGCCTGGCTCTGGTTCGTGCCGCCGCTCGCGCTGCATCCGCTCTTCGCACTGAGCGTGCCGGCGACGCTCGTCGCGAGCGCCGCCTGGATCGTGCTGTGGGCGCTCGCCGCGCGGCTCGACCGCGGCCGGCGGTTTCCGCACGACCGGCTGGCCGGCACGCGCATCGAAGCCGTGCCGCGCTGA
- the ilvC gene encoding ketol-acid reductoisomerase — protein MKVFYDKDADLSLIKGKQVTIIGYGSQGHAHALNLKDSGVHVTVGLRKGGASWSKAENAGLTVKEVADAVKGADVVMMLLPDEQIAEVYAKEVHANVKQGAALAFAHGFNVHYGQVIPRADLDVIMIAPKAPGHTVRGTYSQGGGVPHLIAVAQDKSGAARDIALSYAAANGGGRAGIIETNFREETETDLFGEQAVLCGGTVDLIKAGFETLVEAGYAPEMAYFECLHELKLIVDLIYEGGIANMNYSISNNAEYGEYVTGPRIVTAETKKAMKAVLTDIQTGEYAKSFILENKAGAPTLQSRRRLTAEHQIEQVGAKLRAMMPWIAKNKLVDQSKN, from the coding sequence ATGAAAGTTTTCTACGACAAGGACGCCGATCTCTCCCTCATCAAGGGCAAGCAAGTCACGATCATCGGCTACGGCTCGCAAGGCCATGCCCACGCGCTGAACCTGAAGGACAGCGGCGTGCACGTGACGGTCGGCCTGCGCAAGGGCGGCGCGTCGTGGAGCAAGGCCGAGAACGCCGGCCTCACCGTCAAGGAAGTCGCTGACGCCGTGAAGGGCGCCGACGTCGTCATGATGCTGCTGCCGGACGAGCAGATCGCCGAGGTCTATGCCAAGGAAGTCCATGCCAACGTCAAGCAGGGCGCCGCGCTGGCATTCGCGCACGGCTTCAACGTCCACTACGGCCAGGTGATCCCGCGCGCGGATCTGGACGTCATCATGATCGCGCCGAAGGCCCCCGGCCACACGGTGCGCGGCACCTACTCGCAAGGTGGCGGCGTGCCGCACCTGATCGCCGTGGCGCAGGACAAGTCGGGCGCGGCACGCGACATCGCGCTGTCGTACGCGGCAGCCAACGGCGGCGGCCGTGCCGGCATCATCGAGACGAACTTCCGCGAAGAGACCGAGACCGACCTGTTCGGCGAGCAGGCCGTGCTGTGCGGCGGCACCGTCGACCTGATCAAGGCCGGCTTCGAGACGCTGGTCGAAGCGGGCTACGCGCCGGAAATGGCTTACTTCGAGTGCCTGCACGAGTTGAAGCTGATCGTCGACCTGATCTATGAAGGCGGCATCGCGAACATGAACTACTCGATCTCGAACAACGCCGAGTACGGCGAGTACGTGACGGGCCCGCGCATCGTCACGGCCGAGACCAAGAAGGCCATGAAGGCGGTCCTCACGGACATCCAGACGGGCGAGTACGCGAAGAGCTTCATCCTCGAGAACAAGGCCGGCGCCCCGACGCTGCAGTCGCGCCGCCGCCTGACGGCCGAGCATCAGATCGAGCAGGTCGGCGCGAAACTGCGCGCGATGATGCCGTGGATCGCGAAGAACAAGCTGGTCGACCAGTCGAAGAACTAA
- a CDS encoding TetR/AcrR family transcriptional regulator, whose product MEAKPPRRTRERILELSLKLFNEIGEPNVTTTTIAEEMEISPGNLYYHFRNKDDIINSIFAQFEQQIERRLRFPEDHRPTIDETWSYLQYMADFMWTYRFLYRDLNDLLARNRTLETHFKQIISHKVRFAREMCELLVSDDELVATPAEIEVIATNMGVIATYWLSYQYVMHPRKYNDQDAIRDELHQVSMHVISVMAPYLRGRSRQIFDDLVSGKLPKRQFHDYLPPRGAQKDAKP is encoded by the coding sequence ATGGAAGCGAAACCTCCCCGCCGCACGCGTGAACGGATCCTCGAGCTGTCGTTGAAGCTATTCAACGAGATCGGCGAGCCGAACGTGACGACCACGACGATCGCCGAGGAAATGGAAATCAGTCCAGGCAATCTGTACTACCATTTCCGCAACAAGGACGACATCATCAACAGCATCTTCGCGCAGTTCGAGCAGCAGATCGAACGGCGGCTGCGCTTTCCCGAAGATCATCGTCCGACCATCGACGAGACCTGGTCCTATCTGCAGTACATGGCCGATTTCATGTGGACCTACCGGTTCCTGTATCGCGACCTGAACGACCTGCTGGCCCGCAACCGCACGCTCGAAACCCACTTCAAGCAGATCATCAGCCACAAGGTGCGTTTCGCGCGCGAGATGTGCGAGCTGCTGGTGTCCGACGACGAACTGGTCGCGACGCCGGCCGAGATCGAGGTGATCGCCACCAACATGGGCGTGATCGCGACCTACTGGCTCTCGTATCAATACGTGATGCATCCGCGCAAGTACAACGACCAGGATGCGATCCGCGACGAGCTGCACCAGGTCAGCATGCACGTGATCTCGGTGATGGCGCCGTACCTGCGCGGCCGTTCGCGCCAGATCTTCGACGATCTCGTCTCGGGCAAGCTGCCCAAGCGACAATTCCATGATTACCTGCCGCCGCGCGGCGCGCAGAAGGACGCCAAGCCATGA